Genomic window (Scleropages formosus chromosome 16, fSclFor1.1, whole genome shotgun sequence):
CATGGCTTGATGATTGGGGAGCTCAAAggccacacagacactgtctaTTCCCTCAAGTTTAGCCGGGATGGAGAAATTCTGGCCTCAGGTTTGCTGTTTACTGCCATTGTTTTGACGTTCATCTAAATTACAGGTCGTGCATTTCTTGGTTTTCCGACATTTGTGTAAACATGCAATTCTTTCTTCCGCTAGGCTCCATGGATAATACAGTGAGACTGTGGGACTCTATCAAGGCATTTGATGACATAGAGACAGATGATTTTACTGCAGCCACAGGTCACATTCATCTGCCTGAAAATTCCCAGGAGCTACTGTTGGGAACATATATGACTAAATCCACACCTGTCATTCATCTGCACTTCACACGAAGAAATCTACTTCTGGCTGCAGGGGCTTACAATCCATAGGAATTTTGGCTTAAAagctaaatttttaaaattgcatgaTTTTAAGCTCTTGAATTACTGTAAAGTATGTTTCAGTGCAGCTCACCAAGCATacagaaattatgaaaacattttcatgccTGGAAGTATTGAATACTTTATAGCTTTCATTTGTAGGACACTGAATTTACTAAGTAATTCCCATTTGTTtgtaaagctgctgtttttatacgATCACTGCCAGTTTCAGTTTAACAAGATTCAAAGTGTGTACAGATTTAaggtatatactgtaaataaacaacACTTTTATCATTTGTTCTTGTTTATTAGCAATTGTAGAGATCACCCATAAACATCCAATCACTTCACTCTATAGAACAGAGTAGACAGGAAAAACctggaaaagaaaatattagaaTAAATAAACTTAGAATTTTAAACTGGTTCAAAGAAACTTGTACTCAAGTTTGGCATGTAGAAAGATTCAAAATTTTTATGCAATACTGGGATAATTGAAAGTGTCATGATCAAATTCTCTGTCTTATTATCCAACTACCTCAAGATAAAATTACTTACCGATAATTACTTTTCTGCaatttgcttctgttttttagGCTTCAGTTTAAAGAACAAGAAGAGTGTAGCAATTCCAGCGTAAGTGGCCAGCACACACTAAAAATATTGGGAGAAGTCATAACATTAAAGCATACACTGCAGTTAGCAAGGAAAACTGTCTGTAAGTGTTACCTAAAGAGAACTTGTGCATAATAGAATTTCACAAAACTGCACATGAAACTACATTTTCCTAAAGCTCTTAAGGATCATCAGTCCTGGATAACTTACATTCTTCCTCCCTTGAAGTGTGTACGAATTGAAGTATTTTGCAAAACCAGTAAACTGGTACTGATTTCCTGCGTCGTGTCCCGCCATGGTTCTTTGGATTCGGgtacagaaaggaaaaaaataaattccttaCAATACAATGCATGACAGTACATGTTTAGGGCTGTTGTCTTGTAGCCTGAAGGTTAATGTAAATCCTAAAGACAGCATCATTGAATTAATACTAATACcctaaaaagtgcaaaaaccacTCAAGTTGCTTATCAGTAACTGAGCAAAGGTACCAAATTATAACACAACACAGTAACTATATTCTCTGTCATAATGCTGACTGACCCTCACGACTTGGTCTTTGAATGTATACAATTtatctataataaaaaaacatgcatattcTGTCGTACAGAGTGACATGATCTGTGACTGTGTAGTTTCTTCAGTACCAGACGACCGCACGAGGCCTAACAGACAGCCTGACTGGTGAGATTTCGCAAACCACGGCAGTTTAACCAACTGACGCAAAAGGCTGACAAGCTACAGcgtttaattaaattttattaatcaaTAATTATActaggatttttaaaaaaaaagtcttttcatCTACTTTCAGTTTCTTTATCAACGTAGCCTAGGAGAGTGCACCAGCTTAGCTTAGTAGTAGCTAGCTAGCTAAGGGAATTACCAACGTGTCGATAGGAATAAACGAGTATAACCCAATGCAGTTTCTAGGTTTCTTTCGTAGAAACTTTTACAATCATGAATGCTTTTTACATATAATCATGTTCTgtgttaaaaatgacaaagaaagcATACTTAATTCACTCACCGGCTCTAAGTCGACCTCTTCTTCAAATTGAGAGGATGTCCTTCATACACTGGTTCCGGAAACACTGTAAAGGAAGTCCCGCCCATTTTGAGATAATTTTCGAGCCATTTTTTTCCGCTGAAATTTCTCATAGGCCAATGGTAACATGTTGACAATAAATTAATGGGCGCAACGAATGTCAATCAAGCTATATAGGCCTTTCGTAAATGTCACTCATTtcggactttttttttttttttttcctctgaaggtGTACAGAACAGGAAGTGTTGTTAAACCCCGCCTTCTGAGCGGAAAAAAAACTAGTGGGCTGTGTTTCTGCTACAGTGAGCCGGATACGCACCCCTCTCTGTAGCTACTTCCGGGGCACGCACGTGTGAATTTCTCTTTCCAATGTGCGTGTTAGGGCTGCAAGGaaagggtaacttttactgtttaTTCGTCTTTCTTTTTAACGCCTTTTTTCGTTTAAAGCAAACCTGGTCTTGGgttttaagtaccttgtttgACGTCATTGCTTCTCGAGCCAGTATTTGCCATGTTTTCTGAGTGATGACTGCTGAGTCTCTGCCTCAGTCACTCACTGTGACATGATGATATATACTCATACTGCCGGTTCGATCgtaactatttttttccccccacattcaAATGTTGTTGTAGTTATAAAGCTCATATAATTAGCTTGTAAAATCACTGACAGTCAGTGCAGTGGTAAGTCATTCGGATAAATGACCGGTTGGTGGCAGCTTTTTAGGTTTGTGGTGTGTGATCAACAAGAGAGAGTTAACTTACCCATGACTGGTTGTTGATTGGTAGTGTAAAAGCAGTAAAATGGCATCTCCTGAAGAGGACTTCCCACGTGGAGGCATATCCAAGAAGATCAGTGGGAGCAAACCTGTGGTCCAACACGTTGAAGCAGACAACTTGTTCCAGGTAAGTATAGTACACTACTGTACACTCTTTTTGTACACTGCTGTCACAGGCAATATCAGCTTTTTACCTTCTTACTTTTCCTtagctgctgtctttgtccaaggcggCGATATTTGTCCAACATTCGATATACCTACCCTCTTCAGAAATTTAAGCCTATTGAGGGCAAGTGTGTTGAtcaaggtacaacagcaggagggggtTTCAAATTAATAACATTCTGATTGTAAGGCAACATATACCAATACCTGTTTTTTCTTGTGCCATACTCTGTGAGTTTATCAAGTAAATTGTGGACAATTTCTGTCCAAAACACTAAAAGAACTGCTTTTCAGTGAGTAGCGGAACATTCCCCTGCGATAAAGGAGAAGATGGTCCCCCTTAAGACAGTTCACTACTCTTAGGGCAGTAGAAGGTGTGAGGGCATTTTGGTTTGTGTTGCACTCCTACAAGTTGCTGTGTAGTAGTACTGGGAATATTTGTCATTTAGCAGTGATGTCTTCCTGAAGTGTtctctggaaacacacacacaatgtctacaaccacttgtcctgggtGGAGtagtggcgaactggagcctaacccggcaacacagggcacaaggctggagggggaggggacacacccaggacgggacgccagtccaccgcaaggcaccccagatcCACCTCTTTGGAAACAATTTAGCTGTTTAAATAATTGGGTATGGAAACTGAAACATTTGCACTGTCTCTTAGcgttatgttgtttttcttcccagacctgtgagacagcagaaaataagaagaaaaggaaaagcatAAAACAAGGAGATGGGAAGGATGCAAAGAAGCAGAAAATTGCTAAAGAAGAATCGCTGAAACTCAACGCAGCTAAAACTGTTGACATTCTCCATCTGAAGGTGAGCAAACAGAATGTCATAAGTAAAGTCATAAAGTCATAAGTAATAATTTTTGTGGCATAGATATCTGTTGGCTTCTCTGTGGAGATAaccttgtgttttgtttttagaacATCAAGGTTGGAACATTGATCCTGGGCTGTGTAAAGGAGGTCACTGATTTCGAGGTGGTCATCAGCCTTCCTAGTGGAATCACAGGCTTCCTCCCAGTAACCAACCTCTCTGAGGCATACAGAAAGATGCTCTGCAGCCAGCTGGACTTGGATGATGACACAGAGGTAGTTTACTTGCACTGAACTGAgtctttcatctttttttcatatCACCATCATATTTTTCCTAGGAGATGTTATGCACTATAAATAGTTTATTGAACAAAACTTAATCCCTTACACCTTTATGGTTTCTAGGAAATATTCACTCTGCCCTACCTCTTTCCACTGGGAATGCTGGTGCGTTGTGTTGTGTCCAGTTTGGGAACCACAAAAACTGGTCACATAAGCCTCAAGCTCTCCATTGATCCTAAGCTTGTCAACAGTGGTCTCAATGCAGGAACCCTGAAAGCTGGAATGGTGAGTTCATACCCTTGTCTCGCGGGGTTTCAGGATATATGCATCACTGTTTGCGTAGTGTTTCATCAATGTACGTCGTCAATTATTGAACATCCAGCTAATATCACAGATTCAGCGGTCAGGTAGAGAAGATTAGTGGTTTGGCAGATAGGTATTGACAGAGCACTGTTAAGGTGGCGCTGCGAGGTTCTGCgcatgaaacatttattcacatagctgatgcctttcaccaaagcagcttgaaatgatatttctgtttatacagctgagtaaattttattgtatcaattcagcataagtaccttgatcaagggtgctgcagcaggaggtaagaTAGGCATTAGGGTAAGTTGAATGGAAGGTGGTAGCTCTAACTGCTCTGCCACCTCCTGCTTCTGTGGAATCATGTTTGCATGTCTTCTGTGTGTGATCACTGCCTACTTTGCACAAATTCTGCGTGTCCTTTTTGCACCGGTGTCCTTAATTTCACTGTCACtcatgttgttttatgtaggTGCTCAGCGGCTGTGTGGAGAGTATTGAGGACCACGGCTTTCTGGTTGACATTGGTCTGAGCGGGACCAGAGCTTTCCTTGCAAAACCAGAAGCCAACCAGTGTTCTGCAAAACAGGCCGGTATGTCCAGACAATCTTTTTTTGAAATCCGTGCAGTTGAATCATTTCAAATAGAAATGTTAATGTGTtatttctgaattatttttgtAGGCTCAGAGTGTCAAGTATAGTGTATTAATAGTCAACTTCCTCTTTGTAGAGTTTAGCTTAGCCTGTTTTAAAAGGAATAATTTGTGTCATTTAATTCAGTGTTAGGTTTAATCTGGGACTATGACCctaatgtgtaatttttttttttttttttttttaaatatcctttAAATTCAGTTTCTAAAATGTCAAAGGTAGTAGGTGCTTTTCAAGTGTGCACTACTGCTggctggacagcaggaccaggTCTTCTGCTGTTTATACAGACACCCGTGTCGATTTTGTCATTGGAGCAGAACTCAAGGTCGGTCAGTACGTCACCTGTCTGCTGGAGGAGGTTAAAAACAACGGGCGCATCGTCCGTGTCTCGATGAACCCCGCAACAGTCGCCCAGACTTTTGCTACGGCTGAGCACGGCTGGACCCTGAGCAGCCTTTTGCCGGGTCTTTTGGTCAACGCAGAGATCAAGAAGGTGCTCTCTCTTCAGGGATAATCAATAATTTATCTATATGCCAATGGCTGTATTGCCTCTTTCCCACATAGTGAACATGTCTGATGTCACAGGTGTGCTATGTGAATGAATGCTTGTtaaatgaagtgtgtgtgtgtgagagagagagacagacagagatgtaaatgtctgttttctATTTTGTATGCTGTCTTCTGTATTGTTTCTATAATGTGGATATTATATACTCTTGTTTCCCCATTTATAGAGGTATGGTGGTCATCTGTTGTGTCTTTCTGGTTGGATCATTGTTTTCTTGTAATACAGGTGACCAAAAATGGCTTGGTGCTCGAATTTCTCTCCTCCTTCACTGGCACTGTAGACTTTCTCAACATGGATCCTGAGAGAGCAGAAAGCTACAGCCCTGGAGATAAAGTAAGAGCTCTGCAGCTCTCTCACGGGCAAGCTGCTTAGAATGGAGACACATGGAGGCTACGCCGTGTGTGTTCCTGCCACAGTGGATGTTGTTTTATATGTCTACATGTAGttcattttccctcctttctgtTCTGTAGTTGAAAGCGTGTGTGCTGTACGTGGAGCCCAGCACGCGGTCGGTGGGTTTGTCACTGCTCACGCACCTCTTCAAGCCAGGGTGCGTGGTGGAGCCGGTGTTCAGCGAGCGGGTAGGCGAGGTCGTGGAGGGCTGCAGGCTCAAGTGCTTGCATAGCGCATCCGGGGCCATTCTGGAGCTGCCGGAAAAGACGGTGGCCTTCGTTCATGTGAGTTCAGCGTGTCGCTGATGTGCGTCCGGTACTGCGTGGCACCCTAGCGAGTAAAACCATGTCCGATAACGCTGCGATGTTGTTGAAAAGAATTAcaaaagcagatgcttttcctaGGCCAATAATAATGACACAGACACTGGAGGCAGCAGGATTTTTGTCCgagtatttcttttgttttctttaagctTACCAAATACCTTTATCCACTGTTCTTCTCACAGCAGTCCTGTGCGTGATCCATTCGTACGATATGTGGTTTCATTCAAGTCATTTAGGTGTACTGGGGTCTGTTATGaatcagaaaaatgtgtgaCCACAAGTTCATATCCACAACTGTATTTCTTGCTGTCTGGTGTTCCAGAGAAATTACCTGCAGGAGGCCAATGAATCTTTCAGCCATAACAAGATCATAAGCACACTGTCCCATGTGTGCAGGATCATGGACTTCAGTCCACTGGAGCAGATGCACACAGCCAGTTTGCGCAGGTGAGCTTGTGGGGTGAATCTCAGACAACATGTTGCAGAACTGaactcgtgtttttttttttttttttttttttttgctttgttgtttaTTACCCAAATTTTCCATCTTTCTCTTCATTTACTTGTATGACTTTTCAAGGCACAGTGGAGTGTATCGCTATTTTTGCTTGCTTTGTGAGCATTTGAAGTGTGCAgccaagaaattaaaaattcagtatCGCTTTAGCCTTAAatgttctcccccccccctcatatctatattgatatttaatatttgtttggctgaaaccttttttttcctaaagcagTGCAGTATAGAGCaccttacagcgatttacccagttatattaggttgggtaatttttattggtgcAAATCAGGAtaagttctacagcaggaggtgggattcaaaccttgttCTTTCAAAtggaaagcagcagttctaaccagcaagtgtgtgttttgcaggagTATTATTGATACACCCTTTCTCAGATATCAAGACATAAGACCTGGGCAGTTGTTAGAGGTATGAAAAAAGATTTCATTGTTGTTACTGGTTGTCCACTTTGAAGCAAACCGCCTGTTCCCTAATGTTGTGTTCTCCTTACCTGCATCCCTCAGGGTACGGTATTATCTGTGCAGCCCTCTGGAGTGATCGTCAAGGTGACTGATCACATTAGGGGACTGGTCCCCAGTCTTCATGTCGCTGATGTAGTCCTGAAGAACCCGGAGAAAAAGTacagtgtggggaaaaaagtcaagTGTCGGGTAAGTTTGTCTGTTATGTActagtgcattctgggaaagagGCTGTAGAGCTGGATAATGGCATATTCTTATAACTAAAAATAACAATGCTGGGTAATGGAGAGTTTGTTGTGCTCATGTTGGACAGGTGCTGTTAGTGGAGCCTCCCTCTAGGAAGCTCCTGCTGACGAGGAAGAAGGCCCTACTGGACTCCACCCTCCCCCTCATCCGCAGCTACGCAGAAGCCAGGGTTGGGAAGGTTTCCCACGGCTACGTCGTCTGTGTGAAGGACTTTGGCTGCATCGTGCGCTTCTACGGCAACGTGAAGGGTCTGGTCCCACTGCAGGAGCTCACCGCAGAGCCAGTGGTCGATCCGCAGCAGCTTTTCTATGTTGGACAGGTTGGTATAACAAGCAGCACTCATCACTGGAAGTGCAGAGTGTTGATGATCTTTCAGTAGTCATCCCTCAATTTACGGGGTTAGTTCTTACGATGAAATTACCCTGTTAGTTGAATTGGTGAATGTAAGGGAATCAAAAGGGGATTTGatcttgtggggggggggggatcggtTCCTCTATGAAAAATGTGTCCCCTAAAAAGTATTTTCACGCATCACAATATTTTCAAggcaagttttgtttttgttgcttgtCCTTTAACattatagttttatttattcattcattcattcattcattctacatgatcacttgtccagtgcagggtcttgGTGGCCAGGAGTTTCCcttggcagcacagggtgtgacgTTTTGATAATTTATGACATAAATTCCTCAAGGTCACGGTGTGTGTCACACTGTAAAGCACATGGACTCTATGCTGTAAGAAGCACTGCGATATGCCaccaataaatatttcattttagacGGTCTTCATTTTATCATATggttaaggctttatttacacttttgtgAGGGTATTCATATTATTAAAGGTGCGCATATGACTGATGCACACAcccatgtgtgtgtggagagcaCAAAGGGAGGAGGGACATGGTGCTCCTTGGTGTTTATTTAAAGCCTCTGCTGCAGTGAGGAAGGAGAGTGGAGAGCAAGTCTCTCTTGTCACAGTCAGTGTTTCTGTAAATatagcaaataaaagcaggcatTGTACCCGTAAGTTTGTATACCATGTGTACCCCAAGTTATACCGTAAGTTTGCCCTCAGTCCTGCCTCTGGGAAGAACACACAGTAATTTAACTAACCAAGTGAATTGTTTTATGCTTGTAGTTCCTTCCACCCCTTTTCCATAAAAACGCTAAGGACCCGGGTTCAGTTCccttaagtaaaatatttaggCTGACTTGATAGTGAAAATTATCCAGTAgtatgaataattaaataattgtcATATTAGTTGCTTAgataaaagcatgagctaaatgagtgaattatAATGgatctgctgtttcagttgcAGTATTAGATTTACATTAGTTAATGCTTGTGGCTGCTTGAGATTGTCAATGTAAGATGTTGTCCTTTCATATTGCCTTATGCTAAACATCATTTTCTGGACATGGTTAAATgaatttttgtagttttcttaGATGTTCCCTCAAGTCTTTATTCCCTGTTGTTTGATAGTTTGTTGTTGTGTTGAATGGCTGCTCTGAACTGGTAACTGGGGACAGGAGTTGGAgcggggctgtgtgtgtgtgtgtgtgtgtgtgtgtgtgtgtgtgtgtgtgtgtgtctgcacttgTACTGCCTGTTGTGTCTCTTCATAATTGTGATGTGCTATTTTGGAAATGTAATGACTGCATATTTGCCAACAATGCCACTGTACTGGATTTATAAGCAAATTCTATGAAAAAAGGCTATGAATGAACTATCAGCTCATTGGGACAACTGGTAtcgtagttgttagagctgctccctttggatctaaaggttgcgggttcaagtctcacttccCGCTGTAGTTctctcgatcaaggtacttaccctgaattgctcctgtgaaattactcagctgaacaaaagggtaaataattgtaagtagcttaacattttaagttactttggagaaaagtgtcaggtaaatgaataaatgtaatatgagtGATTTCCCCCAATCCTTGTATGATCCTGTTATCTTTGACTgttctgtcctggctgtgtcttTCTGTGCAGGTTGTGAAGACTAAGGTCTTGTCATGTAACGCTGAACAGGAGAAGCTGCTCCTGTCCTTCAAGGCTGCGATGGGCCCAGAGAGTGACAGCATGAAAGAGCACCTTCAGGAGTTTAACTTCGAAATTGGAACGGTACGGTACAACTTGCACAAAGTGTTTGTTTGTAAGGTTAAAGGTCAGCAAGATTGATCTCTCACTACAAATTATGCGATGCACATTAGTTATtgaaatttcaaatatttcatacCTCTCATGAATGGATGTAATGGTAATATTGGAAGTAATGTGACGTAGTAATTGTCATCCGTCAGAGACTATCCTTAAGACACTGAAGAAAGACCATTGGGAGTGTACCTGTTGTGGAGTTCAATGTGTGGGACTTGCACTATGTATTTCAGAAAGTAGAAGCCAGGATTGTGAAGAAACTTCCGGATGTCCTGCAGATGTCGATCCTGCCTGAAGAATCTCCAGCTCTCCTTCCGAGAGCCCATCTGTCTGACCACGTCTCCAACTGCTCTTTGCTTTGGGAAGCATTAAGAGAGGGAGATGTGGTCTCCAATGCAGTTTGTCTCAGCAAGAGCAAGAGCAACGCTGTATCCTTattctcctttctttcttgtAACTGACATCAACAGGATATTTGGATATttagggtgcagcaggtagcatagtggttagagctaccgtctataaatataagtataaatgagtaaataattgtaaagtgcttaacattctaagtcactttggagaaaagcatcagctacaggagtaaatgtaatatttcttttacaCGCAAATGAATTGCAAGCTGCACTTGATTTTATTTCCTGTGATGTGACTTTAACCTTTCTGAAGATACTAACTAAGAAGCCAATTGTGGCAGCTGCCCTAGAGGATGGCTTTGTAGCCAGGGACTTCTCTGACCTCCAGGTGGGAATGCAGCTCGTGGGCTGGGTCAAGAACATCATGCCATACGGGGTCTTTGTGGAGTTCCCATATGGTCTCGTAGCACTGGCGCCCAAATCGGTGagtgtgctgctgcttttttaaatgtatctacTGCAATTCAACATGGAAATGCTGTATGCTGCACACATGGGACACTTAAAGCTtggtggttagcgctgctaaccacctattgctgtagttcccttgagcaaggcacttacgcaggtattgctgcagtaaaaatgacccagctgtataaatgggtacatcattgTAAGCTACTTCGGGGCCTGGGGGAGTAagtaatagaaataaataaatgaatgtaaacgtaataTGAATGTTCATTAGATAAACACAATGCCCTGCCAAACTATCTGCTCTCGGTCCTCGTTTCACACAGTTTTGAAAGTACAGACACGTTTATCCAAAATATAAACGTGTTTTCTGTGCTTGTCtactttcaaaaatatatttttcaaaggGAACGCATCCTGTGTTTTCACATCTCACCGTTAGCGGACTGCTGTACCGCATCAGTTCACTTTGTTTCCAGTtcgtgtctggtgtttgtgagtgctggtgatcaataacaggGTGGCGATTGCTGTGCCTTTTTATAGAATGAATTAGTCAGCATCGGTTAACATTACATATGAGGTTGTGACAAAAACATGCCTCCAcaagttttaatattaatgtagctGGAAGGTAATTAAAATACTACGTCTTACAGTGTATTTGGTTATTTATTAGCTGTGTCCTAGacatttacagaacctacccagTGATAAACAAATGAACAGCTTTCGTTGTACACTTGTATTAATGGTATAGATCATAATGCAGTCTaaaagtggccagatgctgaaaaaagttGGACTTGTTGCTTTAAGTTTATGAAAGATGATAAAATAAAAGATGTGTGACACTCTGGTGCCCATTCCACAGTCGtccctcatgccctatgcttccaggagaggctttggagcacagtgaccctgcacACAACCAGCAATTGTTGGAAATGGGATAGatatataacatttttcacatgaatttttgagaaaaaaaaattgacaatgaaatatttttcaatgtaaCAATGAATTCCTTATAGTTTTATTAGGCATCCTAACCCATGATTAAATTGGGGGGAATCTGTACTATTAAGCTTGTGT
Coding sequences:
- the atp5md gene encoding ATP synthase F(0) complex subunit k, mitochondrial translates to MAGHDAGNQYQFTGFAKYFNSYTLQGRKNCVLATYAGIATLFLFFKLKPKKQKQIAEK